One Methylocapsa sp. D3K7 DNA window includes the following coding sequences:
- a CDS encoding GlsB/YeaQ/YmgE family stress response membrane protein, whose amino-acid sequence MYRSGESLLIILVGGVIAGWLCGQIVQGTGFGIVGDLLIGIVGTFIGSCATFGALVLLLIIRLVRGGGGWRASWEKRW is encoded by the coding sequence ATGTACAGGTCGGGCGAAAGTCTCCTGATCATATTGGTGGGCGGCGTCATCGCCGGATGGTTGTGCGGTCAAATCGTGCAAGGCACTGGGTTTGGGATCGTCGGCGATCTCCTGATCGGAATCGTAGGCACCTTCATCGGTAGTTGTGCCACCTTCGGTGCGCTGGTACTGTTGCTGATAATCCGGCTCGTTCGTGGCGGAGGCGGATGGCGAGCGAGTTGGGAGAAACGCTGGTAG
- a CDS encoding Crp/Fnr family transcriptional regulator: MDADSSLDHVFFPDSGVVSVVAVYADGSIIEMATIGREGCTATQAVFGAKTSSVRLLVQIPGDAAKMSRVAFTRAMGSMPSFRNLMYAYVQAFLEQVLVSVACNGAHSLKQRLARWLLMMRDRGDDDALQITQNLLAEMLGVQRPTITNAARELERAGLIARGRRQVTILDRQGLVKASCECYQLVRARVAFHLPKTYA; the protein is encoded by the coding sequence ATGGACGCTGATAGTTCGCTCGACCATGTATTCTTCCCCGATAGCGGTGTCGTCTCGGTGGTGGCGGTTTATGCGGACGGCAGTATCATTGAGATGGCAACGATTGGTAGGGAGGGTTGCACGGCTACTCAAGCCGTCTTCGGTGCCAAGACTTCCTCCGTCCGGCTTCTCGTCCAGATCCCGGGGGACGCAGCAAAGATGTCGCGCGTGGCGTTCACACGGGCCATGGGGTCGATGCCGTCCTTCCGAAATCTCATGTACGCTTACGTCCAAGCCTTTCTCGAACAGGTCCTGGTGTCAGTAGCGTGCAACGGTGCGCACAGCCTCAAGCAGCGGCTAGCGCGTTGGCTGCTCATGATGCGTGACCGCGGTGACGATGACGCACTGCAGATCACTCAGAACCTGCTCGCCGAAATGCTGGGTGTCCAGAGGCCAACCATCACGAATGCTGCCCGGGAGTTGGAACGTGCCGGTTTGATTGCGCGCGGCCGACGGCAAGTCACGATACTTGATCGGCAGGGCCTTGTGAAGGCATCTTGTGAATGTTATCAGTTGGTTCGGGCGCGCGTCGCTTTTCACCTTCCCAAAACCTACGCGTAA
- a CDS encoding histidine kinase dimerization/phosphoacceptor domain -containing protein, protein MHDVNPLDIVETIREGVLVLDADLTVRFANRSFCDTFAVAPEHTVGRKLYEIGKGQWDIPKLRTSLETIISGRKTIEAFEVENFFPSIGRRIMAFNARKLYQPDNKIQQILLAIEDVTERVRLEREHAAAHERIGMLLQELTHRVKNSLQFIASMVRLEARSNNSVEAKAALERVSHRITALGQLYSKLSKADSVEAVDAATYLDELCGDLIASVHKEGSTSIVLKKDIESVLLPTDRAIPIGLIVNELVTNAVKYGFPGEAKGTVMVTLKRVLGGLRLTVADDGQGLDPRRADSGLGRRLVDGFALQLGGQVERKSDSRGTTVHLILPSHEGS, encoded by the coding sequence ATGCACGACGTCAACCCTCTGGATATCGTGGAGACAATCCGCGAAGGTGTCCTCGTGCTCGATGCCGATCTGACGGTCCGCTTTGCGAACCGTTCCTTCTGCGACACATTCGCAGTCGCGCCAGAGCATACAGTCGGGCGGAAGCTCTATGAGATCGGCAAGGGACAGTGGGACATTCCCAAGCTCCGCACCTCGCTCGAGACCATCATTTCTGGCCGAAAAACCATCGAGGCCTTTGAAGTCGAAAATTTCTTCCCGTCAATCGGCCGGCGCATAATGGCGTTCAACGCGCGCAAGCTTTACCAGCCTGACAACAAGATACAACAGATCCTCCTGGCGATCGAAGACGTCACCGAGCGCGTGAGGCTCGAGCGCGAGCACGCTGCTGCACACGAGCGGATCGGTATGCTGCTGCAAGAGCTGACGCACCGGGTCAAGAACAGCCTGCAGTTTATTGCTTCAATGGTCAGGCTTGAAGCGCGGAGCAACAACAGCGTCGAGGCCAAAGCGGCGCTTGAGAGGGTTTCGCATCGCATCACCGCCCTCGGACAGCTCTATTCAAAGCTAAGCAAAGCCGACAGCGTTGAGGCTGTCGATGCGGCGACCTATCTGGATGAGTTATGTGGCGACCTTATCGCGTCAGTACATAAGGAAGGCTCCACGTCCATCGTGCTCAAGAAGGACATCGAGAGCGTGCTCCTGCCGACTGATCGAGCAATTCCGATCGGGCTCATTGTGAACGAGCTCGTCACGAATGCCGTCAAATATGGTTTTCCGGGCGAAGCTAAGGGCACGGTCATGGTAACGCTAAAGCGGGTGCTCGGGGGCCTTCGCTTGACGGTCGCCGACGACGGCCAAGGGCTCGATCCTCGACGAGCCGATTCCGGTCTAGGCCGCCGGCTGGTCGACGGCTTCGCCCTACAGCTCGGCGGCCAGGTCGAGCGGAAGAGCGACAGTCGGGGTACCACTGTGCACCTAATCTTACCTTCACATGAAGGCTCGTAG